AACGTTGATACTAGACCTTATCGGGATTAAGCAATGAACGGACCACGGGGAACACGGGGCGCACGGGGAAATCAAGAAAAATACCTGTGGAGGCAGAGTTTCAGTCTACTGCCCTGGTTTGTGCTTTCCCCTCTTCCCCAGTGTTCCCCGTGGTTCAATCCTATTCCCGATACCGACTACTGACTACTGACTACTGACTACTTCAACTCCTTGATCCGAATGTTGCGGAATTCGACCAGCGAGCCGTGGCCGAGGAAGCCGACGTGACCGGCTTTGCGCTTCAGGCCCGGATGTTTTTTGAGCACGGCTTCTTCCTGCACTATATTCAAATCGGCATCGAGAATGATCACGCCATTGAGTTTGACGCGAATTTTGGAGTCGTTGGCGGTGATCTCCTCGTCGTTCCATTCACCCGCCGGTTTGAGAAAGCCGGTGCGCGCCGGAATCACATCGTAAACCGAGCCGTGATGCTGTTCGGATTTGATCTTGCCTTTATATTTCTCATGGCCGTCATCAAGAATCTGAATCTC
This Acidobacteriota bacterium DNA region includes the following protein-coding sequences:
- a CDS encoding DUF1080 domain-containing protein, producing MKLRLVLLLVVLVGGCGSSVLAQSAAKADAGFTTLFDGNSLTGWTLVKGHGPGYVIKDDILVCPLDGGGNLYTEKEYANFVFRFEFKTEPGGNNGVGIRAPFEGDAAYQGMEIQILDDGHEKYKGKIKSEQHHGSVYDVIPARTGFLKPAGEWNDEEITANDSKIRVKLNGVIILDADLNIVQEEAVLKKHPGLKRKAGHVGFLGHGSLVEFRNIRIKELK